The genomic interval TTTATGCATTGGTGATTGGTCAAATCACCAGGATGCTCTGGCGGCGACCGTCGCGCAAAATAGTCAGGCGTACCAACAACAACAAAACGCCAGTCCGGACCAATACGAACCGCAATCATATCCTTGCTGATCGATTCCCCCAGCCGAACTCCAGCATCGAAATGCTCCCCCACGATGTCGATAAAGCCATCATTGATCGATACCTCAACATTGATGTCGGGAAAATCAGCCAGAAACTGAGCCAGTTTTGGCCGCAAAAGCGTTTCCATCGCGTGGATTGCGGAACTGATGCGGATTGTCCCGGATGGTTTATCGCGCAATTCGCTCAACGCATCGATCTCAGTGCGGATTTGTTCGAAATGCGTTGCAACGGATCGATAGAGCCGCTCCCCCGCTTCGGTCGTAGAAACGCTTCGTGTCGTGCGGGTGAGCAGCCGAATCCCAAGCCGCTCCT from uncultured Cohaesibacter sp. carries:
- a CDS encoding LysR family transcriptional regulator, translated to MARDEFSELRAFVAVANNSSFTKAAARLGVSPSALSHTIRGLEERLGIRLLTRTTRSVSTTEAGERLYRSVATHFEQIRTEIDALSELRDKPSGTIRISSAIHAMETLLRPKLAQFLADFPDINVEVSINDGFIDIVGEHFDAGVRLGESISKDMIAVRIGPDWRFVVVGTPDYFARRSPPEHPGDLTNHQCINLRLASAGGLYAWEFEKNGREFEVRVAGQAIFDSIFPILHAAVDGTGLAYVPEDLAQPYIETGQLQVVLSDWCPSIQGYHLYYPNRRLASPAFVKFLEAVRHRS